The following nucleotide sequence is from Kiritimatiella glycovorans.
GGAAGCTTTCGGGCGATGAAAAATACCGCCTGCGCTGCGGGGCCTATCGGATCCTTTACGAGATCGACGACGGAAAGCTCGTGGTCTGCGTGGTAAAAGCCGGCCACCGGAAAGACATCTATCGGTAACCTCCGGAGGGGACGGGAGAAGGTTTGTTAATCCCACTCTTTCCCCTCGATTTCCATCTCCTGAGATCAACATTGGGATACCCGGGCGAATATCGTACTCGTACGCGTACTCGGAGCGCCGAAGGCGCGATCCCAAAAGATAAATGAGAAGAGCACAGGCAAAGAAATGGTGCGTTCCCTCTTACGTTCGTAGTAGGCCCGCAGGCCTGCGAAGCAGGGCCAGGGCCGTTACCTTCACGCGCCTGGCCTGCCGGGGGCAGGCTTGCGGCGCTACTACGAACGTTTGTACGAGTACGAATTATGTTCACCCCTTCATGCTCTTCATGGCCTTCATGGCCTTCATGGTTGATCCCATATTTTTCCCCCCGGTTTTTTTCATCCCGCATCACGGGCACACGGCGCGATCGGGCTCAAGTCCGGAGAGAAAATCACTGCAGGGCAGGCAGAGGATATCGTCGATGCGCAGGCGCTCGCTGCCCCGATAGAGCAACATCGTGTCGCACCCCGGGTAATCTTCACGAAAGCTCTTCAAGCCCCGGAGGTCCCTGCGATCTACACGTCGGCTGTTCTTCACCTCGATCGCACCGGACGTGGATTCGCCGTAGATCAAGTTAGCAACTAATTATGGCATCGGAATTGCCATATTCAGACCGAATATGGCATCGCACCTGCCTTTTTTCCTTCTCTCCCTCTTCTGTGTCCCCCTTGTGCCCTTTTGTGGCTATTGCTCTTTCTCTCCCTTCTTCTGTGTTCCCCTTGTGGCTCTGTTCTCCCTCCCCTCTTCTGCTCTTCATGCCCTTCATGGTTAATCCCAATCTTTCCCCACGGTTTTCCATTTGCGGCGCGCTCGGAGATCGCGCCCTGCCCACCGCTCCGAGTACGAATCGCATTCTCTATCTCTGTGGTGAATGCCGATTTCGACCCCGAAGCGTTTTTTCGGAATCGACTCCTATGGCGTAACTTTATAGGTTGTTTCCGAAGGATAGAGCGAAAATGCGTCCGAAACCGTTTAACGACATGAACACGCGTGGAGCTTCGTATGGGCGTTCCGTTTCTTGATCTCCGGGCCATGACAGACGAGGTAATGCCGGAGGCGATGCGTCGGATCGAAGCGGTGTGCGCCTCGTCTGATTTTATCCTCGGCGAAGAACTGGAACGGTTCGAGACCGCCTTCGCCGACTACTGCGGCGCGCGACACGCGGTCGGAGTCGCCTCCGGGCTGGACGCGCTGAAACTCATTCTGCGGGCGTACGAGATCGGACCCGGCGATGAAGTGCTCGTCCCGGCTCACACCTTCGTCGCCACGGCGCTGGCGGTATCTGCGGTGGGTGCGCGTCCTGTACTCGTTGACATCGAACCGGACTTCTTCACGATCAATCCCGAGGCCCTGGCATCGGCGGTAACCTCGCGTACGCGGGCGGTGATCCCCGTGCATCTCTACGGTCAAACGGCGGACATGGACCCGGTCGTCGCGTTCGCACGCCATCATGGGCTGAAGGTGATCGAAGACGCGGCGCAGGCGCACGGCGCATCCTATGGCGGGAGGCGGGCGGGAGGTCTCGGCGACGCGGCGGCGTTCAGTTTCTACCCGGGCAAGAACCTCGGGGCCTTCGGCGACGGCGGGATGGTAACGACCGACGACGCCGCGTTGGCCGAGCGGGTGAAGACGCTGCGAAATTACGGATCGAGCCGTAAGTACTACCATGAGGAATTGGGTGAAAACAGCCGGCTCGACACCCTTCAGGCGGCGGTGCTGAACGTGAAGCTCGCGCGACTGGACGCCTGGAATGAGGGGCGGCGGAACGCGGCGCGGGGGTATGCCGAAGAACTGGCCGGTGCGGAGGGCCTCATCCTGCCGCGTGAACAAAAACCGGCAGGGCATGTCTACCATCTGTATGTGCTGCGCAGTGAAAGACGGGATTTACTGATGCGCAGGCTCGGCGAGTGCCGAATAGGCTGCCTCATTCACTACCCCGTACCCGTCCACCTGCAGAAGGCGTTCGCGTTCCTGGGGCATGAGAGAGGCGCCTTCCCGGAGGCGGAGCGGGCCGCGGACGAGGTGCTCTCGCTGCCGATGTTCCCGACGATGACCCGTGAACAGGTGAGCGAAGTGGCCGCTGCGGTGCGCGGAAAATCCTCCGGCGAAACCACGGAGGGCGCATGAACGCGTGTCGCGGAGAGGATCGGTCACAGGCGGACGGGGCGCCCTCAGGGGCACGGCTCGCAACAAACGCCCTCTCCCTGATGTTCTCCGACGGGCTGGTGCTTCTGATCGGTCTCCTGCTCGGCAATCTCATCCTGTTCTGCATGCAGGGGGTGCCGATCTCGGTACGCTATTCCCTTATGATCATTCCCACCTGGTGGGCGGCGGCGATCCTTATCGGCCTCGTACCCGGCTGGGGGCTGGGTCCGGTCGAAGAGCTGCGGAGGATTGAACTGCTGCTGCTGGCGGTATTCGCGCTCGCCGGTGTCGCCTATTTCTTCAGCCGCGAACACGTGCTGCCCAGCCGCGTGGTCTACATCGCCTCCTACCTCTCCAGCGCCGCGCTGATACCTCTTCTTCGCTGCGGCATGCGTAAGCTGCTGACGATTCCGGGGTGGTGGGGCACGGCGACTGCCGTGTACGGGAATGCCGATACGGTGCCGCGCATCATCGACGCGCTGCAGCGGGAACCGGAACTCGGATACCGGCCGACGGCGATTTTTTCCGACGATCTGGCCTGGGGTTCGCGTTTGAAGGGAATCCCGGTGCTCGGCGGCACGGACGAATCGACCGCGACCGCCGGGACGGCGATCGCCTCGCTGGCCCATTTCCCCGAACGGCGGCTGACGGCGTTCGTCGACGAGACGCTGAGCCGCTACCGGCGGGTCATCCTGCTGCCGGCGATCCACGAGAACGCCTTTTCCTGGGTGGTCCCGCGCAATTTCGGCGGCCTGATCGGGCTGGAAGTCACCAGCAACCTGCTCCGATCCAGTTCCCGCGCCATCAAGCTGGGATTCGAATACGGGTTCGTACTGATTACGCTGCCGCTGTGGCTTCCGCTGACGGTGCTGACGGCGCTGCTCGTGCTGGCGGTGGACCGTCACAAACCGTTCTATCTGCAACTGCGCCGCGGGCGGTTCAACCGCCCGTTCCGCGCGATCAAGCTGCAGACGATGGTGTCCGACGCCGAGGCGCGGCTCGAACAGGCCCTGCAGGAGAATCCGGCCCTGCGCGAGGAATGGAACGAACACTTCAAGCTGCGCGAAGACCCGCGCATCACGCCGCTGGGCCGTTATCTCCGGCGCTGGTCGCTGGACGAGCTTCCGCAGTTTTTGAACGTGCTGGCCGGGCAGATGGCCCTGGTCGGCCCCCGTCCGCTCCCCGAGTACCATCACGCCTCGCTCTCGGAAGAGGTGCTGGCCCCGCGTTACCGGGTGCGGCCCGGAATCACGGGGCTGTGGCAGGTCTCCGGGCGCAGTGAGGCCGCCCTGGAGGAAATGGAGAAACTCGACACTTTTTATGTGCGCAACTGGTCGGTCTGGCTGGATCTCGTGGTTCTCGCGCGCACCGTATCCGCGGTGATGATGAAACGCGGCGCGTACTGACCCCCCCTTGAATGCTTATGAAGCCTACACAACAGAGCCGGCCGCCGCGTTTTGATGTCCTGGGCGTGGGCGTGGACGCGATCGATATGAGCGATGCGCTGAGAGTCTTTGAGGAGGCGATCGAGCGCGGCGGGGGGCATGATTATGCCTGTGCGCTGGGGGTGGCGGGGATTATGGAGGCGCGGCGCAACCCGGAGATGAGGCGAATTCTGAACGCCTCGATCCTGAATACGCCGGACGGGATGCCGCTGGTATGGCTGGGGAAGCTTCACGGCTACCGGAACATCCGGCGGGTCTACGGGCCGGACCTCTTGAATGAGGTCTGTGCGTATTCCGCGGGACGCGGATGGCGGCACTTCTTCTACGGCGCGGCGCCGGGCGTGGCCGATCAGCTCGCCGACGAGATGCGCCGGAGATATCCCGGCATCGAGATCGCCGGGACGTATTGTCCTCCGTTCCGCGAACTGACGGAAGAGGAAGAAGAGGGGCTTTTCGCGCGGGTGCGCGAGGCCGGAACGGATATCTTCTGGGTGGGGATCAGCACTCCGCGCCAGCTCTACTTCATGGGGAAGTACCGGGGCCGCATCCCGGCGAGAATCATCTGCCCGGTCGGGTACGCGTTCGATGTCCATGCCGGGGTCAAAAAAGACGCGCCGGAGTGGATCAAACACAGCGGATTCCAGTGGCTGCACCGCGCACTGACCGATCCGCGGCTGTGGTCGCGCTATCTGCGCGACAACCCGCGTTTCGCGGTCGAGGCCTTGCTGCAGTTGTGCCGGCTGAAGAAATTTCCCAAAGATTGACGCAAGGCGCGAAAGGTAGGGACGGCTCTCCGCAGCCGTCCGGATTGCGGCGGTTTCGGAGAAACCGCCCTACCAAGACGCACAGGGCGGAGGAAGAAGGCAGACCTCAGGGCCCGACCCTTAATCAAACATTGCACAGCGAGCTAATATACTTTAAAAAATCCGCCCTTATGGTCACCGGTCTGTTTTCGGGGGCAAGGGGAAAACCGCGTAGATGAGAAAACTGCTCAAACGTTACGGCCGGAGTGCGAGTTATCTGCTGCTCATAGATTATCTCCTGATCGTCGGCACCTTTGGGGTCGCCCTGCGGTTCCGGCATTACGCCTTCGGCATGAACATCATCGATCTCGCTCACGGCGAGATCGTCCCCGAGGCGGCGTTTGTCTTCTTCTACGCCTTCTTCGGGCTGGGCCTCTTCAGTGCGTTCAACCTTTACAAGCGCAAGACGTGGATCTCGCTGCGATGGCATCAGCTCGGGATCATCGAAAGCACCGTGGTGTTTATCCTCATCTACGTGCTCTTCAAATCCATATTTAAGAGCGCAATCTTTCTGGAGTCCCGTCTGGTAACCTTCAACTGGGGTGTGCTGCTGCTGCTGGCGCTCAGTGCGCACCGGCTGATCCTGTTTCCGCTCATTTTGCGCTACGCCTCGAAAGCCGGGCTGCAGCGGCGGGTCGTGGTCATCGGCGACGGCCCGCTCGCAAAGGATTTCGTCCGGAAATGGAACGCGGGGCGGTATTCGACCATTGAGGTCCTCGGCCAGCTTACGGGACGCGGGGAAGAGGAGCGGGCGTTAAAGGACATCCCCCGCCTGGGCGATGTGGCTGATTTGCGCGAACTGATCGATCTGCACAAGATCGAGGGGGCAGTAATCGCGGAACCCGGCCTTACGCATCAGCAGCTCATGGATCTGATCGAG
It contains:
- a CDS encoding type II toxin-antitoxin system RelE family toxin, translating into MAEYDIFVRKSVAKDLKRIPAADATRIVEAIRALGGNPRPPQARKLSGDEKYRLRCGAYRILYEIDDGKLVVCVVKAGHRKDIYR
- a CDS encoding DegT/DnrJ/EryC1/StrS family aminotransferase, with product MTDEVMPEAMRRIEAVCASSDFILGEELERFETAFADYCGARHAVGVASGLDALKLILRAYEIGPGDEVLVPAHTFVATALAVSAVGARPVLVDIEPDFFTINPEALASAVTSRTRAVIPVHLYGQTADMDPVVAFARHHGLKVIEDAAQAHGASYGGRRAGGLGDAAAFSFYPGKNLGAFGDGGMVTTDDAALAERVKTLRNYGSSRKYYHEELGENSRLDTLQAAVLNVKLARLDAWNEGRRNAARGYAEELAGAEGLILPREQKPAGHVYHLYVLRSERRDLLMRRLGECRIGCLIHYPVPVHLQKAFAFLGHERGAFPEAERAADEVLSLPMFPTMTREQVSEVAAAVRGKSSGETTEGA
- a CDS encoding exopolysaccharide biosynthesis polyprenyl glycosylphosphotransferase translates to MNACRGEDRSQADGAPSGARLATNALSLMFSDGLVLLIGLLLGNLILFCMQGVPISVRYSLMIIPTWWAAAILIGLVPGWGLGPVEELRRIELLLLAVFALAGVAYFFSREHVLPSRVVYIASYLSSAALIPLLRCGMRKLLTIPGWWGTATAVYGNADTVPRIIDALQREPELGYRPTAIFSDDLAWGSRLKGIPVLGGTDESTATAGTAIASLAHFPERRLTAFVDETLSRYRRVILLPAIHENAFSWVVPRNFGGLIGLEVTSNLLRSSSRAIKLGFEYGFVLITLPLWLPLTVLTALLVLAVDRHKPFYLQLRRGRFNRPFRAIKLQTMVSDAEARLEQALQENPALREEWNEHFKLREDPRITPLGRYLRRWSLDELPQFLNVLAGQMALVGPRPLPEYHHASLSEEVLAPRYRVRPGITGLWQVSGRSEAALEEMEKLDTFYVRNWSVWLDLVVLARTVSAVMMKRGAY
- a CDS encoding WecB/TagA/CpsF family glycosyltransferase, whose product is MKPTQQSRPPRFDVLGVGVDAIDMSDALRVFEEAIERGGGHDYACALGVAGIMEARRNPEMRRILNASILNTPDGMPLVWLGKLHGYRNIRRVYGPDLLNEVCAYSAGRGWRHFFYGAAPGVADQLADEMRRRYPGIEIAGTYCPPFRELTEEEEEGLFARVREAGTDIFWVGISTPRQLYFMGKYRGRIPARIICPVGYAFDVHAGVKKDAPEWIKHSGFQWLHRALTDPRLWSRYLRDNPRFAVEALLQLCRLKKFPKD